Proteins from a genomic interval of Ndongobacter massiliensis:
- the upp gene encoding uracil phosphoribosyltransferase, whose protein sequence is MGKLIVLDHPLIKHKLSILRQKTTGTNEFRKLVVEISALEAYEATRNLELETYAVETPIAPTTGYRLAGKKLAIVPILRAGLGMVDGFVEIIPTAKIGHIGLYRDPQTLKPVEYYCKLPKDVASREIFVLDPMLATGGSAIAAINFLKERGCRSIRMVNILGAPEGIKAVNEAHPDVDIYLAAVDEKLNEDAYIVPGLGDAGDRLFGTK, encoded by the coding sequence ATGGGAAAATTGATAGTACTCGATCATCCGCTGATTAAACACAAATTGTCGATTTTGCGGCAAAAGACGACGGGGACCAATGAATTTCGCAAGTTGGTCGTCGAGATTTCAGCGCTGGAAGCCTATGAAGCGACGCGCAACCTTGAATTGGAGACGTATGCGGTGGAAACGCCGATTGCGCCGACGACGGGTTACCGCCTTGCCGGGAAAAAGTTGGCCATTGTACCGATTTTGCGCGCCGGACTGGGCATGGTCGACGGGTTTGTCGAAATTATTCCGACGGCAAAGATCGGGCACATTGGGTTATACCGTGATCCGCAGACGCTGAAGCCGGTGGAATATTACTGCAAATTGCCGAAGGATGTCGCTTCGCGGGAAATTTTTGTGCTCGATCCGATGCTGGCAACCGGCGGTTCCGCAATTGCGGCGATCAACTTTTTGAAAGAGCGCGGCTGCCGTTCCATCCGTATGGTCAATATTCTTGGCGCGCCGGAGGGCATCAAAGCGGTAAACGAAGCACATCCCGATGTCGATATTTACCTCGCGGCTGTGGATGAAAAGTTGAATGAAGATGCGTACATTGTTCCGGGTCTGGGTGATGCCGGCGATCGGCTCTTCGGAACCAAGTAG
- a CDS encoding L-threonylcarbamoyladenylate synthase has protein sequence MKAAESCIKTHILPIDPKRPTESAAGRDALAEAARRLRAGELVAFPTETVYGLGADGLNGEACAKIFAAKGRPADNPLILHIQAMKEMQPLVDFSRMGPPREAVEAMLASLWPGPLTVIFQKRLVVPDVVTGGGPTVALRMPSHPVARALIRYARCPIAAPSANRSGRPSPTQAADVKEDMDGRVSLILDGGACGIGIESTVLDVTGPPVILRPGYYTPADFAPWLGRVAMDPALVGAHQVPRSPGQKYRHYAPKAPLTVYVGAPDVCGAQVEQRLEEAVRQAKAEGKRVGVLLFEGMASEDADFVEFWGKPGDLDSMARGMYTKLRAMDRAGVDVIFGAGIAETSEYAISIMNRLRKSAGGHVQNLEGENHGKIDSTRSSAD, from the coding sequence ATGAAGGCGGCGGAATCCTGCATAAAAACGCACATTCTTCCCATTGATCCGAAACGGCCGACCGAAAGTGCGGCCGGAAGGGATGCATTGGCGGAAGCGGCACGCCGGTTGCGTGCGGGAGAATTGGTTGCCTTCCCCACGGAAACGGTGTACGGCTTAGGGGCCGATGGGTTAAACGGAGAGGCTTGTGCAAAAATTTTTGCGGCAAAGGGAAGACCGGCAGACAATCCACTGATCCTACACATTCAAGCGATGAAAGAGATGCAGCCGCTGGTCGATTTTTCTAGGATGGGACCGCCGCGGGAAGCCGTTGAAGCGATGCTTGCATCCCTTTGGCCGGGGCCGCTGACCGTTATTTTTCAAAAGCGACTGGTGGTGCCGGATGTCGTGACCGGCGGCGGTCCAACGGTGGCGCTGCGCATGCCGTCACATCCGGTGGCGCGGGCGCTGATTCGCTATGCGCGCTGCCCAATTGCCGCCCCTTCCGCAAACCGCAGCGGAAGGCCCAGCCCGACGCAGGCGGCGGATGTCAAAGAAGATATGGACGGTCGTGTTTCGCTCATTTTAGATGGGGGCGCATGCGGGATCGGCATTGAATCGACCGTGCTGGATGTAACCGGACCGCCGGTTATTTTGCGCCCGGGCTACTATACGCCGGCGGATTTCGCGCCTTGGCTCGGAAGGGTGGCCATGGACCCGGCGCTGGTCGGAGCACATCAGGTGCCGCGTTCGCCGGGACAAAAGTATCGCCACTATGCGCCGAAAGCGCCCCTTACGGTCTATGTGGGCGCGCCGGATGTATGTGGGGCGCAAGTCGAACAACGCCTTGAGGAAGCGGTGCGACAAGCCAAGGCGGAGGGAAAACGCGTCGGCGTCTTACTTTTCGAGGGAATGGCAAGCGAAGATGCGGATTTTGTTGAGTTTTGGGGGAAACCGGGCGACCTTGACAGCATGGCCCGGGGGATGTATACCAAGCTGCGCGCGATGGACCGCGCAGGCGTCGATGTCATTTTCGGCGCAGGAATTGCTGAAACAAGCGAATATGCGATTTCCATTATGAACCGGCTGCGAAAATCTGCGGGCGGGCATGTGCAAAACCTGGAAGGAGAAAACCATGGGAAAATTGATAGTACTCGATCATCCGCTGATTAA
- a CDS encoding putative manganese-dependent inorganic diphosphatase encodes MKEKVYISGHRVPDTDSICSALAYAELKNRTGEMEAIPIRVGELNQETRFVLDYFGVDAPVYMESMKPKICDIEIDRDYGVSSDISLYKASELIQKNHLNSLAVVNEKDQLIGVISLSNITKSYANVWDDTILGRSQAPLENVLEVLSARVLLQPQNPRPFTGAFNIYAMSHIDNDTIRENDIVMVGNREEAQEDAIARGVSLLILTNDSPLSEKIAKQAEENRVTVLSTSYTTYMAARLIPQAVPVSFLMTTEKLIIFHLDDTLDDVQNVMAKNRYRSYPVLDSNEHVVGSISRYHLIATAKKKLILVDHNERSQSVPDIEYAEILEIIDHHRVANVMTTSPIYFRNVPVGCTATIISQIFFEQGLRPSREAAGLMCSAIISDTLLFRSPTATDADRHALERLAPIAGIDPENYAMEMFRAGTDLSTKKLSDILSEDVKFFQMEGVKVKIAQAFTMNLESLDGLKPKLVERMQKLLQEQGEDTYILVMTDIFREVSSLLVVGDYAREIARGFGQTLEQNGFSAPGVLSRKKQVVPTVTGAIAQARQEA; translated from the coding sequence ATGAAAGAAAAAGTGTATATTTCCGGGCATCGGGTTCCGGATACGGACTCCATCTGCTCAGCGCTTGCGTATGCGGAATTGAAGAACCGCACGGGCGAGATGGAAGCCATTCCCATTCGCGTCGGGGAACTCAATCAGGAGACCCGCTTTGTACTGGATTATTTCGGAGTCGATGCTCCGGTTTATATGGAATCGATGAAGCCGAAGATCTGTGATATCGAAATCGACCGGGATTACGGCGTATCGTCCGATATTTCGCTCTATAAAGCCAGCGAACTCATTCAAAAAAATCACCTGAACAGTTTGGCGGTTGTCAATGAAAAAGATCAGCTGATCGGTGTCATTTCTCTTTCCAATATTACAAAATCATATGCCAATGTGTGGGACGATACCATTTTGGGGCGCTCGCAGGCGCCCCTTGAAAATGTGCTGGAAGTTTTATCCGCACGCGTATTGCTGCAACCGCAAAATCCACGTCCCTTTACGGGCGCCTTTAATATTTATGCGATGAGCCATATCGACAACGACACGATCCGGGAAAATGACATTGTTATGGTGGGCAATCGCGAAGAAGCCCAGGAAGATGCGATTGCGCGCGGTGTATCCTTGTTGATATTGACCAATGATTCGCCACTGTCGGAGAAAATTGCAAAACAAGCGGAAGAAAACCGCGTAACCGTGCTTTCGACCAGCTATACGACGTACATGGCGGCGCGCCTGATTCCGCAGGCCGTGCCGGTTTCATTTCTCATGACAACGGAAAAATTGATTATCTTTCACCTAGACGACACGCTGGATGATGTGCAGAATGTGATGGCAAAAAACCGGTATCGCAGCTATCCGGTATTGGATTCCAATGAGCATGTCGTCGGCTCAATCAGCCGCTACCATCTCATTGCCACGGCAAAAAAGAAACTGATTCTTGTCGATCACAACGAGCGTTCGCAGTCCGTGCCGGATATTGAGTATGCGGAAATCTTGGAGATCATCGATCATCATCGCGTCGCCAATGTTATGACGACAAGTCCGATTTATTTTCGCAATGTGCCCGTTGGCTGTACGGCAACGATTATCTCACAGATCTTTTTTGAACAGGGGCTGCGCCCCTCACGCGAAGCGGCGGGCCTGATGTGTTCCGCCATCATTTCGGACACGTTGTTGTTTCGTTCTCCGACGGCGACGGATGCGGATCGTCATGCGCTGGAGCGCTTGGCGCCGATAGCGGGCATTGATCCGGAGAATTATGCCATGGAGATGTTTCGCGCCGGTACGGACTTGAGCACGAAAAAATTGAGTGATATCCTTTCCGAGGACGTGAAATTCTTCCAAATGGAAGGGGTAAAAGTCAAAATTGCACAGGCTTTTACCATGAATTTGGAGTCGCTTGACGGATTGAAGCCGAAACTGGTGGAGCGGATGCAAAAGTTGCTGCAAGAGCAAGGGGAAGATACGTACATTCTGGTCATGACCGATATTTTCCGCGAAGTATCGAGTTTGCTTGTCGTCGGCGATTATGCCCGGGAAATTGCGCGCGGCTTCGGACAGACGCTGGAACAGAACGGTTTTTCCGCACCCGGTGTTCTTTCCCGAAAAAAACAGGTCGTACCCACTGTGACCGGTGCCATTGCCCAGGCGAGGCAGGAAGCATGA
- the deoC gene encoding deoxyribose-phosphate aldolase: MELNSIIDFTLLKPETTENDIHAFCMLARKYNFYACAVTSVHVAQVVRELKNTGIKVCCAVGFPLGAMLSSVKAYEAKCALDAGADEIDMVIQIGALKSGQEDKVLQELIQVRDITKNHIFKVILENCLLNKEEIIRGCQLAVEAGADYVKTSTGFLGKGACEEDIRLMKETVNGKALVKASGGIKTLDQAMKLVEAGASRLGISSAVEIMNEYAHRRNQ, translated from the coding sequence ATGGAGTTAAACAGTATCATTGATTTTACCTTATTAAAACCAGAAACAACAGAAAATGATATTCATGCTTTCTGCATGCTTGCCAGAAAATATAATTTTTATGCCTGTGCAGTAACCAGTGTACATGTTGCTCAAGTAGTTAGGGAACTCAAAAATACTGGCATCAAAGTTTGCTGTGCAGTGGGTTTTCCTCTAGGCGCAATGCTTTCATCGGTAAAGGCGTATGAAGCAAAGTGTGCGCTTGATGCTGGAGCTGATGAAATTGATATGGTGATTCAGATTGGAGCTTTAAAGTCGGGACAAGAAGATAAAGTTTTGCAAGAACTTATCCAAGTTCGGGACATTACAAAAAATCATATCTTCAAGGTGATTTTGGAAAACTGCTTACTCAATAAGGAAGAAATTATTAGAGGTTGTCAACTGGCGGTGGAAGCTGGCGCAGATTATGTAAAAACGTCGACGGGTTTTTTAGGCAAAGGTGCCTGCGAAGAAGATATACGCCTCATGAAAGAGACCGTAAATGGAAAAGCTTTAGTGAAAGCTTCTGGGGGAATAAAGACCCTCGACCAAGCGATGAAGCTTGTTGAGGCAGGTGCATCACGTTTAGGAATTTCGTCAGCTGTTGAAATTATGAATGAGTATGCCCACAGGAGAAACCAATAG
- a CDS encoding SDR family NAD(P)-dependent oxidoreductase: protein MDNNQAWIDLYNKKVVVTGGSSGIGEQIVVDLVNCGAKVFILDRQSPSQKLLDRGALYKKTDLTSIDEIADAFKVIDASMDQIDALVNNAGVTRPRILVDYYKQEKKYEINEQDYYFMSDINIKGTLFVSQEATRRFLQQNHGNIINMSSAAGLNGSKGHSVYAATKAAINAFTLSWAKELAPFNIRVNSIAPDILERTPANNDEKYRAQAYGRGMDISGDPAELAKVFFKGYKSSIPLGRPGKLSEVSNLVCYLVSSHSSYITGTIIPVAGGKTRV from the coding sequence GTGGATAATAACCAAGCTTGGATTGATTTATACAATAAAAAAGTTGTTGTGACAGGAGGGTCCAGTGGGATTGGGGAACAGATTGTCGTAGATTTAGTGAATTGTGGAGCTAAAGTTTTTATCCTTGATCGACAGAGTCCATCACAAAAATTATTGGATCGAGGAGCTTTATATAAAAAGACGGATTTAACCAGTATTGATGAAATTGCTGATGCTTTTAAAGTAATTGATGCTTCGATGGATCAAATTGATGCTTTGGTGAACAATGCGGGCGTTACTCGCCCTCGTATTTTAGTAGATTATTACAAACAGGAGAAGAAGTATGAAATAAATGAACAAGACTATTACTTCATGAGCGATATTAACATTAAAGGCACGTTATTTGTAAGTCAAGAAGCAACACGTCGATTTTTACAGCAAAATCACGGTAATATTATTAATATGTCTTCGGCTGCCGGCTTGAATGGATCCAAGGGACATAGCGTTTATGCAGCGACAAAAGCGGCCATTAATGCTTTTACATTGTCTTGGGCGAAGGAATTGGCGCCCTTTAATATCCGCGTCAATAGCATTGCTCCAGATATTCTAGAGCGCACACCAGCGAATAACGATGAAAAATACAGAGCTCAGGCATACGGAAGAGGGATGGATATTTCGGGGGACCCTGCTGAACTAGCAAAAGTTTTTTTTAAAGGCTATAAATCTAGCATTCCGTTAGGGAGACCAGGAAAGCTCAGTGAAGTATCTAATTTAGTTTGCTATCTCGTGTCTAGTCACTCCAGCTATATAACGGGAACAATTATACCCGTTGCTGGTGGGAAAACTAGAGTTTGA
- a CDS encoding PTS system mannose/fructose/sorbose family transporter subunit IID: MVNQLAKVQELTSKDVTKAWAKYILCAEVSSGYERLTALAFSYGVSEALEKLYGHDEEEYRTALERHLMFYNSEAIWGSLIIGITLALEEERALKIASGSFEETEKKDLADVVTNFKLGLMGPLAGIGDTINHAMIRPLLLSAFIPLASSGLWIAGVAPIVIWGVGTSFLGYSLLQLGYNSGKNSVDHVLGAGKINTFINGAGILGLFMMGGLSAQYVKFQTAISWTNAVGETVELQQFIDKIFPNLFPLAIIIGIVFFFKKIGQKYVSLLMLILALSLVLSFFGLV; encoded by the coding sequence ATGGTTAATCAGTTAGCAAAAGTTCAAGAATTGACTAGCAAGGATGTTACAAAAGCGTGGGCCAAGTATATTCTTTGTGCGGAAGTGTCCTCGGGGTATGAACGTTTAACGGCTTTGGCATTTTCTTATGGAGTTTCTGAAGCTTTGGAAAAGCTTTACGGACATGATGAGGAGGAATATAGGACTGCGCTTGAACGTCATCTTATGTTCTATAATTCCGAGGCTATTTGGGGATCTCTAATTATTGGAATAACTTTAGCATTGGAAGAAGAGCGGGCACTTAAAATTGCCAGTGGTTCTTTTGAGGAAACTGAGAAGAAGGACTTGGCAGATGTCGTTACAAATTTTAAATTGGGGTTGATGGGTCCACTTGCGGGTATTGGGGATACTATTAATCATGCCATGATAAGACCTCTACTGTTATCTGCCTTTATTCCCTTGGCTAGCAGTGGATTATGGATTGCTGGTGTTGCGCCTATTGTTATTTGGGGGGTAGGAACTTCATTTTTAGGCTACTCGCTCCTACAATTAGGATACAATTCTGGAAAAAATTCCGTAGATCACGTATTGGGCGCAGGAAAAATTAACACCTTTATTAATGGAGCTGGGATATTAGGGCTATTTATGATGGGCGGACTATCGGCACAATATGTTAAATTTCAAACCGCCATTTCCTGGACGAACGCCGTAGGAGAAACAGTGGAACTCCAGCAGTTTATTGACAAAATTTTTCCAAATCTTTTTCCATTAGCAATAATAATAGGAATAGTATTTTTCTTTAAAAAGATAGGGCAGAAATACGTATCACTTTTGATGTTAATTTTAGCTTTATCTTTGGTGCTGTCTTTCTTTGGACTTGTATAG
- a CDS encoding PTS sugar transporter subunit IIC, which translates to MSFGLSLVMGVLYWCGTNKFWYGTQHLARQPLVLAVPIGIIMGDLSNSMKIGAALQLIYLGAIAPGGQLPSDEALAAAIAIPLALQYKLAPEIAVSIAMPLGMLGVLLDNLKRTYHSYFVRRADMEAEKKNRKKMEKNEFLYPFLLSLPLRIIPVTLGLYFGGDAIQSFLESLPAWAIHGLSVAGGILPALGFAITIMTIGTKKNIPYFIIGFALASYAGINMIGLSVFGACLALIHSQFVTKESKIAENGNNVAEEGDF; encoded by the coding sequence ATGAGTTTTGGTCTAAGTTTAGTTATGGGGGTTCTTTATTGGTGTGGCACAAATAAGTTTTGGTATGGTACTCAGCATCTGGCGCGACAACCTTTAGTTCTTGCTGTTCCCATAGGAATTATTATGGGTGATTTATCGAATTCTATGAAGATCGGTGCTGCCTTACAGTTGATCTATTTGGGAGCCATTGCGCCAGGAGGGCAACTGCCATCCGATGAAGCTTTGGCAGCGGCTATTGCGATTCCTCTTGCATTGCAATATAAGTTGGCGCCAGAAATTGCCGTTTCTATCGCTATGCCATTAGGTATGCTTGGCGTTCTATTGGATAATTTGAAGAGAACTTATCATAGTTACTTTGTAAGACGGGCGGATATGGAGGCTGAGAAAAAGAATAGAAAGAAAATGGAAAAAAATGAATTTCTATATCCTTTTTTGCTTTCGTTGCCTCTGCGCATAATTCCTGTCACCCTAGGACTTTATTTTGGAGGAGATGCTATACAGTCCTTTCTTGAATCTTTGCCGGCTTGGGCTATTCATGGGCTCTCTGTAGCAGGTGGTATTCTTCCTGCTTTAGGTTTTGCTATCACAATTATGACTATTGGAACAAAAAAGAACATTCCATATTTTATTATTGGGTTTGCATTAGCGTCTTATGCAGGCATCAATATGATAGGTCTTTCTGTATTTGGAGCGTGCTTGGCTTTGATTCATTCTCAGTTTGTTACTAAAGAGAGCAAGATTGCAGAAAACGGTAACAATGTAGCGGAAGAGGGGGATTTCTAA
- a CDS encoding PTS sugar transporter subunit IIB — protein sequence MNNICLARVDFRLLHGQIVTNWIQQVNADSILIVNDQLMNDPILANVFRMAAPPGIQVALRTIDKAIQDFNLGKFKNRKLIILFKTVEDAYSAINQGMELQFIQIGGLGSDNTKRKISNEIFLSENEMSKLKLLHSKGVEISFQVTPKDTKLNFEDVEKIFGK from the coding sequence ATGAATAACATTTGTTTAGCACGAGTGGATTTTAGATTACTTCATGGTCAAATTGTTACAAATTGGATTCAGCAAGTCAATGCAGATTCTATACTTATTGTAAATGACCAATTGATGAATGACCCTATCTTAGCTAATGTTTTTCGAATGGCGGCGCCGCCAGGTATCCAAGTGGCATTAAGAACGATCGATAAGGCGATTCAGGATTTCAATCTTGGAAAATTTAAAAATAGGAAACTCATAATTCTGTTTAAGACAGTAGAAGATGCGTATTCAGCTATAAATCAAGGCATGGAATTACAGTTTATTCAGATTGGTGGGCTGGGAAGTGACAATACAAAACGAAAAATTTCAAATGAGATTTTTTTGTCTGAAAATGAAATGTCTAAATTGAAGCTCTTACATTCGAAAGGAGTTGAAATTAGCTTTCAAGTGACTCCAAAAGATACGAAACTAAATTTTGAAGATGTTGAAAAAATATTTGGCAAGTGA
- a CDS encoding PTS sugar transporter subunit IIA: MKIILITHGEVGKELIQSCEMILGSVNDVFSLSLKPGKSMEELLSETDELINSLTGSILIVTDLFGGTPNNVAMYCSGKYDVEVMTGLNLAMLVSLILGRDGDSLEKTIDKSICDAKASIQRCQLVREEKNE; the protein is encoded by the coding sequence ATGAAAATAATACTTATTACGCATGGTGAGGTAGGTAAAGAACTTATTCAAAGCTGTGAAATGATTTTAGGTAGTGTAAATGATGTATTTTCGCTCAGCTTAAAACCTGGAAAATCCATGGAGGAGCTACTTAGTGAGACCGATGAGTTAATCAACTCATTAACGGGATCAATTTTAATTGTTACCGATCTGTTTGGAGGAACGCCGAATAACGTAGCTATGTACTGTTCAGGGAAATATGATGTGGAGGTGATGACAGGATTGAATTTAGCCATGCTCGTTTCGCTTATCTTGGGTCGGGATGGAGATAGTTTGGAGAAGACCATCGACAAATCAATTTGTGATGCAAAAGCTAGCATTCAACGATGTCAATTAGTAAGAGAGGAGAAAAATGAATAA
- a CDS encoding DeoR/GlpR family DNA-binding transcription regulator, with protein sequence MNKNNRQNRIYNLLTKYETMTVEDLSEILKVSAATIRRDLTSLEEKKLVLRTYGKAHFVENRARHSTRDLSTSEKQKISEEALHFIKDGASIIIDAGTTTFELAKALLKKQRTFQNINVVTNELSTANILSDTFRVTMPGGLIFSEESIKYQVGNTTCRFFDEINADILFLGSTGIKNTSGLTVSNPLLVEVKKKMVEAANLVIALVDSQKFLNNGLFQVIDYSFVDILITIQSPENLEQLERLKKFEHLQVLTI encoded by the coding sequence ATGAATAAAAACAATCGACAAAACCGTATATATAATTTATTAACAAAATATGAAACTATGACCGTTGAAGACTTGTCTGAAATACTAAAAGTCTCGGCGGCAACAATTCGTAGAGACTTAACAAGTTTAGAGGAAAAAAAGTTGGTTTTGAGGACGTACGGAAAAGCTCACTTCGTTGAAAATCGAGCAAGGCACTCAACTCGAGACCTATCTACTTCAGAAAAACAAAAAATTTCTGAAGAAGCTCTACACTTTATAAAAGATGGAGCATCTATTATTATCGATGCAGGAACTACTACATTTGAGCTTGCTAAAGCTTTACTCAAAAAGCAACGGACATTTCAAAACATTAATGTTGTCACAAATGAACTTTCAACTGCCAACATCCTTTCCGATACATTTCGCGTTACTATGCCTGGCGGCTTAATTTTTTCGGAAGAATCTATTAAATATCAAGTGGGCAACACTACGTGCCGATTTTTTGATGAAATCAATGCAGATATTTTGTTTCTTGGTTCGACAGGAATAAAGAACACCTCAGGACTAACAGTCTCGAATCCTTTACTCGTTGAAGTAAAAAAGAAAATGGTTGAGGCAGCTAATTTAGTCATTGCACTTGTTGATTCTCAAAAGTTTTTAAATAACGGTTTATTTCAAGTTATTGATTATAGCTTTGTCGATATATTAATCACTATTCAAAGCCCCGAAAATTTAGAGCAACTCGAAAGGCTGAAAAAATTTGAGCATCTTCAAGTGCTTACTATTTAA
- a CDS encoding fructose-6-phosphate aldolase: protein MKFLLDCANLEAVAFFNEFYPIAGVTTNPSILKKNQGIDFFPQLIKIQRILAGRDLHVQTTAKESDQIIQEAHCLVNKLGKDIYVKVPVFEEGMKAIKTLKKEGIRITATAVYTKFQAYMALELGADTIAPYFNRMENLGISSIDVITDLRYIIDRDGYESQILGASFKNTYQVSDALKAGAHQVTLSEDVMKETFLNPSIEKAISDFADDWVDFAGGTESICELKG from the coding sequence ATGAAGTTCTTGCTTGATTGCGCTAATTTAGAAGCAGTTGCATTTTTTAACGAATTCTATCCCATTGCAGGGGTAACTACAAATCCAAGTATTCTCAAAAAGAATCAAGGCATTGATTTCTTCCCGCAGCTTATAAAAATTCAACGTATTTTAGCTGGTCGCGATCTCCACGTGCAAACAACTGCTAAAGAGTCGGACCAGATAATCCAAGAAGCACATTGTTTAGTGAATAAATTAGGGAAAGATATCTATGTTAAGGTCCCTGTTTTTGAAGAAGGGATGAAGGCCATAAAAACATTGAAAAAAGAAGGCATTCGCATTACTGCTACAGCGGTATATACGAAATTTCAAGCATATATGGCATTAGAATTAGGAGCAGATACTATAGCACCCTATTTTAATCGAATGGAGAATTTAGGTATTTCGTCGATTGATGTAATAACCGATCTTCGCTACATCATTGATCGAGATGGATATGAATCCCAAATTTTAGGAGCATCTTTTAAAAATACTTATCAAGTGAGCGATGCATTGAAAGCCGGCGCTCACCAAGTCACCCTATCCGAAGATGTTATGAAGGAAACATTCCTTAATCCATCTATCGAAAAAGCAATCAGTGATTTTGCGGATGACTGGGTCGATTTTGCCGGAGGCACGGAAAGCATTTGTGAGCTCAAGGGATAA
- a CDS encoding ATP-binding protein → MKREIMDQLIQWKDKKNRKPLMITGVRQCGKTYIIKKFAKNEFEESLYFNFDGNTGLQSVFAYDLDIDRILHELEIIHFGKKITPGKTLLIFDEIQACPRAISSLKYFCENKADLHIIAAGSLLGVALKQEGVSFPVGKVERLAMFPMNFEEFVIADGGEKYIEGLRRIAFEREIPELYTVPMEKYLKNYYIVGGMPEVVQTWVDTHNYEEVEYVQDNILKDYPDDFSKHTTNTEANRIHLIWDSIPTQIARENNKFIFSHVKKSLRAKDLEDSLQWLVNSGLAYRLYCVNNPQVPLSGMVDATYFKVYMSDVGLLRRKSNLNYRTIWSGERHFSHFKGALTENYVMTQLIAMGMNCCFWRTKADAEVDFITDYEGLLIPIEVKSADNTKAKSLRIFCERYEPEMSFKLSLKNVGDNQVGKTQNWSIPLYCIFRLKDYIHYTKGWDRRDGKAVCKRS, encoded by the coding sequence ATGAAACGGGAAATCATGGATCAATTAATTCAATGGAAAGATAAGAAAAACCGAAAACCGTTGATGATCACAGGTGTACGACAATGCGGAAAAACCTATATCATCAAAAAGTTTGCAAAAAATGAATTTGAAGAATCTCTGTATTTTAATTTCGACGGAAATACGGGTTTGCAATCCGTATTTGCATACGATTTGGATATCGATCGAATTTTGCATGAGCTCGAAATTATCCATTTTGGGAAAAAGATCACGCCCGGAAAAACTCTGCTGATATTTGATGAAATTCAGGCATGTCCCCGAGCGATTTCTTCTTTGAAATATTTTTGTGAAAACAAAGCGGATCTTCATATTATTGCCGCAGGATCTCTGTTGGGCGTGGCGCTCAAGCAGGAAGGCGTCTCTTTTCCGGTCGGCAAGGTTGAGCGTCTGGCAATGTTTCCGATGAATTTTGAGGAATTTGTAATCGCAGATGGCGGCGAGAAATATATAGAAGGATTGCGCAGAATCGCATTTGAAAGGGAAATTCCGGAACTCTATACGGTCCCCATGGAAAAATATTTGAAGAATTATTATATCGTCGGAGGAATGCCGGAGGTAGTTCAAACGTGGGTGGACACGCATAACTATGAAGAAGTAGAATACGTTCAGGACAACATATTAAAAGACTATCCGGATGATTTTAGCAAACACACGACAAACACAGAAGCGAACCGCATTCATTTAATATGGGATTCGATTCCGACACAGATTGCCAGGGAGAACAATAAATTTATTTTTTCCCATGTAAAAAAAAGTTTGCGCGCCAAAGATTTGGAAGATTCCTTACAATGGCTGGTAAATTCCGGGCTTGCGTATCGGTTGTACTGCGTGAACAATCCCCAGGTACCGCTTTCGGGGATGGTGGATGCCACCTACTTCAAAGTATATATGTCCGATGTGGGGTTACTTCGGCGCAAATCAAATCTGAATTACCGCACGATATGGAGTGGAGAAAGGCATTTCAGTCATTTCAAAGGCGCTTTGACGGAAAATTATGTCATGACGCAGTTGATTGCAATGGGTATGAATTGTTGTTTTTGGCGAACCAAAGCAGATGCTGAGGTTGATTTTATTACCGATTATGAAGGACTTTTGATTCCCATTGAAGTGAAGTCGGCAGATAATACCAAGGCAAAAAGCTTGCGCATCTTTTGTGAACGGTATGAACCGGAGATGTCATTTAAGCTGTCATTAAAGAATGTCGGAGATAATCAGGTAGGAAAAACGCAGAATTGGAGCATTCCACTCTACTGTATTTTTCGGTTGAAAGACTATATCCATTATACAAAAGGATGGGATCGTAGGGACGGTAAGGCGGTCTGCAAACGATCGTGA